The Candidatus Melainabacteria bacterium genome includes a window with the following:
- a CDS encoding tetratricopeptide repeat protein, translating into MKILKSVLKRKSCLMLVALSLSLMQRVCYAADSQWDAERSAGQKAYNSNNYAEASRVFEAALKRLESSNSDTAETDVATCCMWLANVYLAQAQYTKAEPLYKRALSIAEKIFGAGDPRVATALNNLAWLYACEGRYIDAEPLYARALSISETALGPDNPRFATSLNNLAALYTSEGRYSEAQFLYKRALALREKNLGPEHADVAASLNNLALLYSIQERYPEAEPLYKKALAIQEKALGPDHRHVATSLNNLAGIYASEGRYDEAEPVYRKALSICEKSLGLDHPYVANCLNNLAWLYSSERRYAEAEPLYKRALAVREKTLGIAHPDVATALNNLALLYSNQGRYPEAEPLLKRSLTIREKALRPDHPDVATALNNLADLYASQDQYQEVEPLYERSLAIREHRNGRQKAIDPFLVNAGRERFNILVPLATLNLADEVECLKQLHANPRARVMSKLGTIFATRKKNFGKDDPRTAEVLIQIGILSESLGGNSKKQANSAYDSLTKFAGTLNSSTTPGAQKWQRKRTTAVDIESMKGDKNAESFAANALLCLGDLLAANHEVAKAKECLHLSEKCFLAQSSAAETDLYKRILSLAESWINLGDYSKAQDLAAKASGFARTSIAKYDCAVFDARVKLAEADYTGAFTSAKSSLQSGNEAVASLGSTADKSEAILESYKIIIQSALSMGKLNDAAAYADQALNLRDLSNQGRVFLLIAKGTIKFQDGSFEDARKILQEVAGMNNGTNEIDQAIFTQAACIRGLVLAQMGDLPQAQRTLTWALQWDQNNPSPEGLLATARDYDGLALVEISAKNKDGDPGRAKYYTLAGSERIDKYLKSAFPGLSIGQQCAFLAVAKQQRDAILTTCQTRESIGPAYSTMMRWKGLLLESLRTRGAIKAAIQSNPELKQKQEQLENKILLLSSLANRHADTESGANTAHGTDLSEQYRRETAERERLEREITAASGVILKDPLSDTDVDSFRALLKPDEAFIDILPYRPLNESSEHYAVVAMKNGLGGDAQFFDLGKRDDIDQIIRKWRFGATGAKAELERDIHQDNEITTTKMEPKEFDDLTAKLSELVLSNAKLQEYLGTSVKHLWLSPEGEFSKVPWSAVATLRNSMYQSISQVDSPREFAFLRMQKNDTMAAVREKNHITYPQQKNSSKILLAGLSDFRKAGLNNLDGALKEIESLKKLADALHKDVDYLSEYDATREIVTSKLTKVACAHIATHGFAGNNNAESENTETNRSVRLTTGDGGGIKLATARNPLSDCGIYLAFPKDNKKNARCDLAPNILTADEIIGLDLSRCEILTLSACETGLGRTLSGQGVIGLRSAIIGAGAKAVLMSLWSVPDEATQELMRHFYSNLWEKGMNKQDALANAQSYIRRQPQWADPKNWAAWVLVGE; encoded by the coding sequence AGTGGGATGCTGAACGCTCTGCAGGACAAAAAGCCTATAACAGCAACAACTATGCAGAGGCCAGTCGAGTCTTCGAAGCAGCTCTGAAACGGTTGGAATCTTCGAATTCCGATACCGCCGAAACAGATGTGGCGACCTGCTGCATGTGGCTAGCCAACGTATATTTAGCGCAAGCTCAATACACAAAAGCTGAACCCCTGTACAAGAGGGCTCTCTCAATTGCCGAAAAGATATTCGGTGCCGGCGACCCCCGTGTTGCAACTGCGTTGAACAACCTGGCTTGGCTCTACGCCTGCGAAGGGCGCTATATAGACGCGGAACCCCTTTATGCAAGAGCTCTTTCTATAAGCGAAACGGCGCTTGGTCCAGACAACCCGCGTTTCGCAACTTCACTGAATAATCTGGCAGCGCTCTACACCAGCGAAGGGCGCTATTCCGAAGCCCAGTTCCTTTATAAAAGGGCGCTCGCCCTCCGAGAAAAAAATCTTGGTCCGGAGCACGCGGATGTCGCTGCCTCATTGAACAACCTGGCTTTGCTTTATTCGATTCAGGAGCGCTATCCGGAAGCTGAACCACTGTACAAGAAGGCTCTCGCTATACAAGAAAAGGCTCTCGGACCAGACCATCGCCATGTCGCCACCTCCCTCAACAACCTGGCTGGCATATATGCCAGTGAGGGGCGCTATGACGAGGCTGAACCTGTATACAGAAAGGCTCTCTCTATTTGCGAAAAATCCCTCGGGCTAGACCACCCCTATGTCGCCAACTGTCTTAACAACCTGGCATGGCTCTATTCGAGCGAGAGGCGCTATGCAGAGGCAGAGCCGCTTTACAAAAGGGCCCTGGCTGTTCGAGAAAAAACACTCGGTATTGCTCACCCAGATGTCGCCACAGCGCTCAATAACCTGGCCTTGCTCTATAGCAATCAGGGCCGCTATCCCGAAGCAGAACCCTTGCTAAAAAGATCTCTTACCATTCGCGAAAAGGCACTCCGTCCAGACCACCCTGATGTCGCCACCGCCCTGAATAATCTGGCTGACCTGTACGCCAGTCAGGATCAGTACCAGGAGGTTGAGCCCCTCTATGAGAGATCTCTGGCTATCCGTGAACATAGGAATGGCAGACAAAAGGCGATAGATCCTTTTCTCGTAAATGCTGGGCGAGAACGATTCAACATACTGGTGCCCCTTGCGACTCTAAATCTCGCTGATGAAGTTGAATGCCTCAAACAGTTGCACGCCAATCCGCGCGCCAGAGTAATGTCAAAGCTCGGTACTATCTTCGCAACGCGAAAAAAGAACTTCGGCAAGGACGATCCCAGAACGGCTGAAGTACTCATACAGATTGGCATCTTGAGTGAATCTCTCGGTGGAAATTCAAAGAAACAAGCTAATTCAGCATATGATTCTTTGACTAAATTCGCCGGAACACTCAATTCAAGCACCACGCCTGGTGCGCAAAAGTGGCAGCGCAAAAGAACGACAGCCGTAGATATTGAGTCAATGAAAGGAGACAAAAACGCTGAGAGTTTTGCCGCGAATGCTCTGCTGTGCCTCGGTGATCTTCTGGCAGCTAACCATGAAGTAGCAAAAGCAAAAGAATGTCTTCACCTGTCAGAGAAGTGCTTTCTCGCCCAGTCAAGCGCCGCTGAAACTGACCTCTACAAAAGGATACTCAGCCTCGCCGAGTCCTGGATAAATTTAGGAGACTATTCGAAAGCTCAAGATCTGGCAGCCAAGGCTTCGGGTTTTGCCAGAACAAGTATCGCAAAATATGACTGTGCAGTTTTTGACGCGAGAGTAAAATTGGCGGAAGCTGACTACACTGGCGCATTCACAAGTGCAAAATCAAGCCTCCAATCTGGAAACGAAGCGGTCGCTTCACTCGGATCAACCGCAGACAAAAGCGAGGCTATTCTGGAATCGTACAAAATTATCATCCAGTCGGCTTTGTCGATGGGCAAACTCAATGATGCAGCCGCATATGCAGATCAAGCCCTGAACCTGCGCGACCTGAGCAATCAGGGACGAGTTTTCCTTTTAATCGCTAAGGGCACCATCAAATTCCAGGATGGTTCATTCGAAGATGCACGAAAGATTCTGCAAGAAGTAGCTGGCATGAACAATGGTACCAACGAAATAGATCAGGCTATCTTCACACAGGCGGCTTGCATCAGAGGACTGGTTCTTGCACAAATGGGCGACTTGCCGCAGGCTCAACGTACTCTCACGTGGGCCCTGCAATGGGATCAAAACAACCCAAGTCCAGAAGGTTTGCTTGCAACAGCAAGAGACTACGATGGCCTCGCGCTTGTCGAAATCTCCGCCAAAAACAAAGATGGCGATCCAGGAAGGGCGAAATATTACACTCTTGCAGGTTCCGAGCGCATCGACAAATACCTGAAGTCCGCATTTCCAGGTTTATCCATCGGGCAGCAGTGCGCTTTCCTTGCTGTCGCAAAACAACAACGCGATGCCATTCTGACGACATGCCAGACCAGAGAATCAATTGGACCGGCCTACAGCACGATGATGCGCTGGAAAGGTCTACTGCTCGAATCGCTGCGAACCAGGGGAGCTATTAAAGCTGCTATTCAAAGCAATCCTGAACTCAAACAGAAGCAAGAGCAACTCGAAAATAAAATTCTCCTCCTCTCGTCTCTTGCAAACAGACACGCCGACACCGAAAGTGGTGCCAATACTGCCCACGGTACCGATCTAAGCGAACAGTATCGAAGAGAAACGGCAGAAAGAGAACGGCTGGAGCGTGAGATCACGGCCGCTTCAGGCGTAATATTGAAAGACCCTCTTTCTGATACAGATGTGGACTCCTTCAGAGCTTTGCTGAAACCAGACGAAGCTTTTATCGATATTCTGCCCTACAGACCGCTCAACGAGAGTTCGGAGCACTATGCAGTAGTCGCCATGAAAAACGGACTTGGCGGCGATGCGCAGTTTTTCGATCTGGGGAAACGCGACGATATTGACCAAATTATACGAAAGTGGCGATTCGGTGCGACCGGCGCAAAAGCAGAATTAGAAAGAGATATCCATCAGGACAATGAAATAACCACAACAAAAATGGAACCCAAAGAGTTTGATGACCTCACCGCAAAACTCTCGGAACTAGTGCTGAGTAACGCAAAATTGCAAGAATATTTGGGCACCAGCGTAAAACATCTCTGGCTCTCCCCAGAAGGCGAGTTCAGCAAAGTGCCCTGGTCCGCAGTAGCGACTCTACGCAACAGTATGTACCAATCCATTTCCCAGGTCGACAGTCCAAGAGAGTTCGCATTCCTTCGCATGCAAAAAAACGACACCATGGCTGCCGTCAGAGAAAAGAATCACATCACTTACCCTCAACAAAAGAATTCAAGCAAAATTTTGCTTGCCGGTCTGAGCGACTTTCGAAAAGCTGGACTGAACAATCTGGACGGCGCACTAAAAGAAATCGAGTCCTTAAAGAAACTGGCAGATGCGCTCCACAAAGACGTCGATTACCTCAGCGAATATGACGCAACCAGAGAAATTGTCACGTCTAAATTGACTAAAGTAGCCTGCGCACATATAGCCACGCATGGGTTCGCTGGAAACAACAATGCAGAATCGGAAAATACCGAGACAAACAGATCGGTCAGACTCACCACCGGCGATGGCGGAGGCATCAAACTGGCAACTGCGCGCAACCCCCTTAGCGACTGCGGAATCTATCTTGCTTTTCCAAAAGACAACAAGAAAAACGCAAGATGCGACCTGGCACCAAATATTCTCACTGCTGATGAGATTATCGGGCTTGACCTGAGCCGCTGCGAAATTCTAACTCTATCTGCTTGCGAAACCGGACTGGGAAGAACGTTAAGTGGACAGGGCGTGATTGGATTGCGCTCGGCCATAATAGGAGCCGGAGCCAAAGCAGTTCTGATGTCACTGTGGAGCGTGCCTGACGAGGCGACCCAGGAGCTAATGAGACACTTCTATTCAAACCTCTGGGAGAAAGGTATGAATAAGCAAGACGCTCTCGCCAATGCACAGAGCTACATCCGTCGGCAGCCACAATGGGCAGATCCTAAAAACTGGGCGGCCTGGGTTTTGGTAGGAGAATGA